One Glycine max cultivar Williams 82 chromosome 3, Glycine_max_v4.0, whole genome shotgun sequence DNA window includes the following coding sequences:
- the LOC100792850 gene encoding kiwellin-1, whose amino-acid sequence MKMSNSIASFVLLLILISTNCLCSAQQCRPSGRIMGKKPPPGECNKENDSDCCVQGKAYTTYKCSPAVSRHTKAELTLNSFEKGGDGGGPSECDNQYHSDDTPVVALSTGWFNDRSRCLHNITISGNGKSVVAMVVDECDSTMGCDEDHDYQPPCSNNIVDASKAVWKALGVPHNQWGGLEITWSDA is encoded by the coding sequence ATGAAGATGTCTAACTCAATAGCATCCTTTGTTCTGCTGCTCATTCTCATTTCAACAAATTGTTTGTGTTCAGCACAACAGTGTCGTCCAAGTGGGAGAATCATGGGAAAGAAGCCTCCTCCTGGAGAATGCAACAAAGAGAATGATTCAGATTGTTGTGTGCAAGGCAAGGCGTACACAACATACAAATGTTCGCCAGCAGTTTCAAGGCACACAAAGGCTGAACTCACTCTGAATAGTTTTGAAAAGGGTGGAGATGGAGGTGGCCCTTCAGAATGTGACAACCAGTACCATTCCGATGACACACCGGTAGTCGCACTCTCCACCGGATGGTTCAACGACAGGAGTAGGTGCCTCCACAACATCACCATCAGTGGAAATGGCAAAAGCGTGGTGGCTATGGTGGTCGACGAGTGTGACTCAACCATGGGATGTGATGAAGACCATGATTATCAACCACCTTGTTCCAACAACATTGTTGATGCCTCCAAGGCTGTCTGGAAAGCCTTAGGTGTGCCTCACAATCAGTGGGGTGGATTAGAAATTACATGGTCTGATGCTTAA